Proteins from a single region of Bdellovibrio bacteriovorus HD100:
- a CDS encoding TMEM165/GDT1 family protein, whose amino-acid sequence MEAIINSFLLVAATEMGDKTQLLALVLASKFKKPWHVMAGIFTATVLNHALAAWAGEWIAATVPGQWLNWALALTFFGFALWILIPDKDDSNADNMKWGAFWTTTILFFFAEIGDKTQLSTVALAAKYQNILLVTLGTTAGMMFADGLAVVFGEKLTQKISMKWINYGSSLLYVLFGVGILMR is encoded by the coding sequence ATGGAAGCAATCATCAATTCATTCTTACTGGTCGCCGCCACAGAAATGGGCGATAAAACTCAGTTGTTGGCGCTGGTTTTGGCATCAAAGTTCAAAAAGCCATGGCATGTAATGGCTGGGATTTTCACCGCGACAGTTTTAAACCACGCCCTGGCGGCTTGGGCCGGGGAGTGGATCGCGGCCACCGTTCCAGGTCAGTGGTTGAACTGGGCCCTGGCTTTGACGTTCTTTGGTTTTGCCCTGTGGATTCTGATTCCGGACAAAGATGACTCCAATGCTGACAATATGAAATGGGGAGCCTTCTGGACAACGACCATTTTATTCTTCTTCGCTGAAATCGGCGACAAAACCCAGCTCAGCACGGTGGCCTTGGCAGCGAAGTATCAAAACATTCTGCTGGTCACCTTGGGTACCACGGCCGGGATGATGTTTGCTGATGGTTTGGCGGTGGTGTTTGGTGAAAAACTCACACAGAAGATTTCGATGAAGTGGATCAACTACGGGTCCTCGCTTTTGTACGTACTTTTCGGTGTCGGCATTCTGATGCGCTAA
- the hpt gene encoding hypoxanthine phosphoribosyltransferase: protein MTMTNLSLKPYITEEQIQQKVKELGATLSKKYKNEKVVAICVLKGSFMFYSDLVRNIEADITCEFFGVASYHGGTSSSGEVKVTLDLAGPVENCHVILVEDIVDTGLTMNYLKNAIQSRKPKSLTTVALLEKPDALKVKCDIDHVGFKIANDFVVGYGLDYQGYYRNLPYIAQVQNFQ from the coding sequence ATGACCATGACTAATCTTTCATTGAAACCTTACATCACTGAAGAGCAGATTCAGCAAAAAGTGAAAGAGCTTGGAGCGACCCTTTCCAAGAAATACAAAAACGAAAAGGTCGTAGCGATCTGCGTTTTGAAGGGTTCTTTCATGTTCTATTCTGATCTGGTTCGTAACATCGAAGCAGACATCACTTGTGAATTCTTCGGCGTGGCTTCTTACCACGGTGGCACTTCTTCTTCTGGCGAAGTGAAAGTGACTTTGGATCTGGCGGGTCCGGTTGAAAACTGCCACGTGATTCTGGTGGAGGACATCGTCGATACAGGTCTGACCATGAACTATCTGAAAAACGCGATCCAGTCCCGCAAACCAAAGTCTTTGACGACGGTGGCGTTGTTAGAAAAGCCGGATGCGTTGAAAGTAAAATGCGATATCGACCACGTTGGTTTCAAAATCGCCAACGACTTTGTGGTGGGTTATGGTTTGGATTACCAGGGTTACTACAGAAACCTGCCTTACATCGCACAAGTTCAAAACTTCCAGTAA
- a CDS encoding trypsin-like serine protease, translating to MGLNGWALTHAEPAISPDFDSVVFYSVTQYDEKAREELSGFCNGNLVSPRVMITAAHCVFQAEALQKREFDVQIGEYLYVTRPDGERRRVGYGSKIRERIHGKIYLPHQLTSRLKTEKVRLKIGPAEDIAVVVFEQDLRVIPGTVFAGLFSQQQVGSVLSKLNDYVPTVVTINPFEEISTNDTRRMAPLNNISKTWSGYLESKSRARVQPGDSGAPLFVRTGNQWKQIGVVKGRAQNLFSNWDVFGILDQRICEISRQIPDPLIQKDLCP from the coding sequence ATGGGACTGAATGGGTGGGCGTTGACTCATGCAGAACCTGCCATCAGTCCGGATTTTGATTCCGTCGTATTCTATAGTGTCACCCAATATGATGAAAAAGCCCGTGAAGAACTCAGTGGATTTTGTAACGGCAACCTGGTCAGTCCTCGTGTGATGATCACGGCCGCTCATTGCGTTTTTCAAGCCGAAGCTTTGCAAAAGCGGGAGTTTGACGTTCAGATCGGAGAGTATCTCTATGTCACACGTCCGGATGGCGAGCGTCGTCGTGTCGGTTACGGCTCTAAAATCAGGGAACGTATTCACGGGAAGATATACCTTCCCCATCAGCTCACCAGTCGCTTGAAGACTGAAAAGGTTCGCTTGAAAATTGGGCCCGCCGAAGACATTGCCGTTGTTGTTTTTGAGCAGGACCTGCGGGTGATTCCCGGGACTGTTTTTGCTGGTTTGTTTTCTCAGCAGCAAGTGGGTTCCGTATTGAGTAAGTTGAATGATTACGTGCCTACGGTGGTTACCATCAACCCGTTTGAGGAGATTTCCACTAATGACACCCGAAGAATGGCCCCTCTGAATAACATCAGCAAAACCTGGAGTGGGTATCTGGAGTCCAAATCACGGGCACGAGTTCAGCCGGGGGATTCCGGGGCTCCGTTGTTTGTGAGAACCGGGAATCAGTGGAAGCAAATTGGTGTGGTCAAGGGGCGAGCTCAAAACCTGTTTTCAAACTGGGATGTCTTCGGAATTCTTGACCAGAGAATTTGTGAAATCAGCCGCCAAATTCCCGACCCTCTGATTCAAAAGGACCTCTGTCCCTGA
- a CDS encoding LysR family transcriptional regulator yields MTLDQLQVLQTIVKSGSFRAASQELHRAQSAVSYAMRTLEGELGFKIFSRDQYRPTLTPQGRAFLKKADDLILQFTELGETAELLKRGHEPIIRLAVSALWPLPNLVSALKEFSSRFPQTEIKIIHDVLSADEHLLEDHADISLGTIFNDKGLLITEELFTVNMVMVCSAKHPLAKLKKTTTEDLKKYPQIVLSSTVKSSNRSGGVVNPANTISVQDLQTKKAFLEGGLGYGRMPDFAVKEEIKQKSLVTLGQKAIPLHASIGRHSAKELGPCGKFLWDYFSRGQGKKLK; encoded by the coding sequence ATGACACTGGATCAACTGCAAGTACTTCAAACCATAGTTAAATCGGGAAGCTTCCGGGCCGCTTCCCAGGAACTGCATCGCGCGCAAAGTGCGGTCAGCTATGCCATGCGCACTCTTGAAGGTGAGCTGGGCTTTAAAATTTTCAGCCGTGACCAGTACCGCCCGACATTGACCCCGCAGGGCCGCGCTTTCTTAAAGAAAGCCGACGACCTGATCCTTCAGTTCACTGAGCTGGGGGAAACTGCAGAATTATTGAAAAGAGGACATGAACCGATCATCCGTCTGGCCGTCAGCGCTCTGTGGCCCCTCCCGAACTTGGTCAGTGCGCTGAAGGAATTCTCCTCCCGTTTCCCCCAGACGGAGATCAAAATTATCCACGATGTTCTGAGTGCCGATGAACATCTGCTGGAGGATCATGCCGACATTTCCTTAGGCACAATTTTCAACGACAAAGGGCTTCTCATCACTGAGGAGCTTTTCACTGTGAACATGGTGATGGTGTGTTCGGCCAAGCATCCGCTGGCGAAGCTGAAAAAAACCACCACCGAGGATCTGAAGAAATATCCTCAGATTGTTCTTTCCAGCACAGTGAAAAGCTCCAATCGCTCGGGAGGTGTCGTGAATCCCGCCAACACCATCAGCGTTCAGGATCTGCAAACGAAGAAGGCCTTCTTAGAGGGCGGCTTGGGTTACGGACGCATGCCAGATTTCGCAGTTAAAGAGGAAATCAAGCAAAAATCCCTCGTGACACTGGGGCAAAAAGCGATCCCGCTTCACGCCAGCATCGGTCGACACTCCGCGAAGGAGCTTGGCCCGTGCGGCAAATTCCTCTGGGACTATTTTTCACGTGGACAAGGCAAGAAGCTAAAATAG
- a CDS encoding pirin family protein, whose amino-acid sequence MMYQRKSEDRGYAEFGGWLKSMHTFSFADYYDPKFMGYRDLRVINQDWIAKSSGFPAHPHRDMEIITYVLKGAVEHRDSLGNVGQIKAGEIQTMHAGTGMRHSEYNPSETEDLQLFQIWIMPDVVGATPGYTQQSFTREQKLNQFKLIVSKDGREGSQKINQDADLYASVFTEGYEQEFALRSKRGAWLQLAEGELDVNGQILKSGDALVVEEENLKIKALKETEFLLFDLR is encoded by the coding sequence ATGATGTATCAACGCAAATCCGAGGACAGAGGCTATGCAGAGTTCGGTGGCTGGCTGAAATCCATGCACACGTTTTCTTTCGCCGACTACTACGATCCAAAGTTCATGGGTTACCGGGACTTGCGTGTGATCAATCAGGACTGGATTGCCAAATCCTCCGGATTCCCTGCGCACCCGCACCGTGACATGGAGATCATCACTTATGTGCTGAAAGGCGCCGTGGAGCACAGAGACAGTCTGGGCAACGTCGGTCAGATTAAAGCCGGAGAAATTCAAACGATGCACGCCGGAACCGGTATGCGCCACAGCGAATACAATCCGTCCGAGACGGAGGATCTTCAGCTGTTCCAGATCTGGATCATGCCTGACGTGGTTGGAGCGACTCCGGGTTACACCCAGCAGTCCTTCACCCGTGAACAGAAACTGAATCAGTTCAAACTGATCGTTTCCAAAGACGGCCGCGAGGGCAGTCAGAAGATCAACCAGGATGCGGATCTGTATGCGTCGGTCTTTACCGAAGGGTATGAGCAGGAATTCGCTTTGCGTTCCAAACGGGGAGCCTGGCTGCAATTGGCCGAAGGTGAACTGGACGTGAACGGTCAAATTCTGAAATCAGGGGATGCCCTGGTCGTCGAGGAAGAGAACCTGAAGATCAAAGCCTTGAAGGAAACCGAATTCCTACTATTTGACTTGCGCTAG
- the rsmH gene encoding 16S rRNA (cytosine(1402)-N(4))-methyltransferase RsmH: protein MKKYKPKSGERIERQEEVIPPKVELPFEFSPEHYPVLLQEVLAAFYPLRDKKELSYFDGTFGRGGHYMALKYAYPQMKATVMDQDLAAIAFAQSRFQTEVEKGQLNVIHGNFTQFSEHNLNNFDMMLLDLGVSSPQLDQGERGFSFYNDGPLDMRMNQQQGLTAEVLINTASEDELIRIFKEYGEVYRPSRVVRAIVNDRKTKAFQTTGALAGLIERVDGWQVKGHHPATKYFMALRLAVNSELEVVAEAIPKMIRALNPGGRLAVISFHSLEDRIVKNIFRESEDLGRTVTKKVIVPTQEECDRNSRSRSAKLRIFERSAQDELTKL from the coding sequence ATGAAGAAGTACAAGCCCAAATCCGGTGAACGAATTGAACGTCAGGAAGAAGTCATCCCGCCGAAGGTCGAGCTTCCCTTTGAATTCTCTCCTGAACATTATCCTGTTCTGCTTCAGGAAGTGCTGGCGGCGTTTTATCCTCTGCGAGACAAAAAAGAACTGAGCTACTTCGACGGGACTTTTGGCCGGGGCGGTCACTACATGGCGCTAAAGTATGCTTACCCCCAGATGAAAGCCACGGTCATGGACCAAGATCTGGCAGCGATTGCCTTTGCGCAAAGCCGCTTCCAGACTGAAGTCGAGAAGGGCCAGTTAAACGTAATCCATGGTAATTTCACGCAGTTTTCAGAACACAATCTAAATAACTTTGATATGATGCTCTTAGATCTAGGTGTGAGTTCTCCGCAATTGGACCAGGGAGAACGAGGCTTTAGTTTTTATAACGACGGCCCCCTGGATATGAGAATGAACCAGCAGCAGGGACTGACGGCTGAGGTGCTTATTAATACGGCTTCTGAGGATGAGCTCATTCGAATCTTCAAGGAATACGGCGAGGTCTATCGCCCTTCCCGAGTCGTGCGTGCGATCGTCAATGACCGCAAAACAAAAGCATTCCAGACAACAGGCGCCCTGGCAGGGCTGATTGAACGCGTGGACGGATGGCAGGTTAAAGGCCATCACCCGGCCACGAAGTATTTCATGGCTTTGCGACTGGCGGTGAATTCCGAACTGGAAGTGGTGGCAGAGGCGATTCCGAAAATGATTCGCGCGCTGAATCCCGGCGGGCGACTGGCGGTGATCTCTTTCCACTCTCTGGAAGACCGTATTGTAAAAAATATTTTCCGTGAGTCCGAGGATTTGGGCCGCACGGTGACTAAGAAAGTAATTGTTCCCACTCAGGAAGAGTGTGACAGAAATTCTCGCTCACGCTCTGCGAAGCTGAGAATATTCGAGAGGAGTGCTCAGGATGAGCTCACAAAACTTTAA
- a CDS encoding uracil phosphoribosyltransferase gives MAFQQELRHHYGPQVHIIDSPFLNGLLAKLCHPDTYQPEINRIVEVLYTHMISITINNEFAMEKFEQETRMTAMHPDKKLSGSRINPGQKAVSVNLARAGTYPSHICYNFLHFSLPGQNVRQDHIFAARVTNSKDAVTGAEFGGMKIGGDVKDAHVIFPDPMGATGNTMVTAIDHYKTHIEGPARKFIALNLIVTPEYLKNVLAAHPEVVIYALRLDRGLSPQAVLDATPGQYWDQERGLNDKQYIVPGGGGFGEIMNNSFV, from the coding sequence ATGGCATTTCAACAGGAGCTGAGGCACCACTATGGCCCTCAAGTACACATCATTGACAGCCCTTTCCTTAACGGTCTTTTAGCCAAACTCTGCCACCCCGACACCTATCAGCCCGAAATCAATCGCATCGTGGAAGTGCTTTACACCCACATGATCTCCATCACGATCAACAACGAATTTGCGATGGAAAAATTTGAGCAGGAAACCCGCATGACCGCGATGCACCCGGATAAAAAGCTGTCGGGTTCCCGCATCAACCCGGGGCAGAAGGCTGTCAGTGTGAATCTGGCCCGCGCCGGAACTTATCCCAGCCACATCTGTTACAACTTCCTGCATTTTTCCCTGCCGGGACAAAACGTGCGTCAGGACCATATCTTTGCCGCCCGGGTGACAAACAGCAAAGATGCGGTCACTGGAGCTGAGTTCGGCGGCATGAAAATCGGCGGCGACGTAAAAGACGCTCATGTGATCTTCCCGGACCCCATGGGGGCCACGGGCAATACCATGGTGACAGCCATTGACCACTATAAGACCCATATTGAAGGTCCAGCCCGCAAATTTATAGCCCTTAATTTGATTGTGACGCCTGAGTATTTGAAGAATGTACTTGCCGCGCACCCCGAGGTCGTAATCTATGCCTTAAGACTTGACCGGGGACTGTCCCCTCAGGCAGTTTTAGATGCAACTCCGGGACAGTATTGGGACCAGGAACGCGGCTTGAACGACAAACAGTATATCGTTCCAGGCGGCGGTGGCTTTGGCGAAATCATGAACAACTCCTTCGTGTGA
- a CDS encoding type IV pilus assembly protein FimV: protein MFIIHPNYVAGGIMPARHFIFTSIFIFSSSVFAQEPTSPEVTSEPVAISEVKEVAPQTTVPAVQAEPIAAPVPVAPTPAQAPAPAVDPKVEAMQKQIEEMQKQLQTLSAPKTESPTPPRPLESSKSPQISGEKALTTPPLTFPEFEVLRPRDVSLSWLYRNDSIERDESQGGSTSSSKIKMTKLQIEFTRNFSKFELGAFLSTEYAENDDLNVSTAIGGPLIKINFIENAPGHNFIPYFAGYYCLAGYERNSSTSSKLELSGNGLAFGFGFNWFPFGELFALNAELSQLKGEIDNDANPKLTVEEEQTSLQLGWRIYF from the coding sequence ATGTTTATTATTCATCCGAACTATGTGGCCGGAGGAATAATGCCAGCACGCCACTTTATATTTACCAGTATCTTCATCTTCTCCTCGTCCGTCTTTGCGCAAGAGCCAACTTCTCCTGAGGTCACAAGTGAACCTGTTGCAATTTCGGAAGTAAAAGAAGTGGCCCCGCAGACAACGGTTCCGGCAGTACAAGCCGAACCTATTGCCGCACCAGTTCCAGTTGCTCCAACTCCGGCACAAGCTCCTGCTCCAGCTGTCGACCCAAAAGTCGAAGCTATGCAAAAGCAGATCGAAGAAATGCAGAAGCAACTTCAAACTCTTTCCGCGCCAAAAACAGAGTCTCCGACACCCCCGCGGCCTTTAGAGAGCTCAAAATCACCTCAAATCTCTGGAGAAAAGGCACTAACAACTCCGCCACTGACTTTCCCGGAATTTGAAGTGCTACGACCAAGAGACGTATCTTTAAGTTGGCTATATAGGAACGACTCCATCGAAAGAGACGAATCCCAAGGCGGTTCCACGAGCAGCTCCAAAATCAAAATGACGAAGCTACAAATAGAGTTCACAAGAAACTTCTCAAAGTTCGAACTGGGTGCTTTTTTGAGCACTGAATATGCAGAAAATGATGACTTAAACGTAAGTACGGCTATCGGAGGCCCACTCATTAAGATCAACTTCATCGAGAACGCTCCAGGGCACAACTTCATTCCATACTTTGCCGGATACTACTGCCTTGCCGGCTACGAACGTAACAGTTCAACATCCTCAAAACTGGAGCTGTCTGGAAATGGCTTGGCTTTTGGCTTTGGTTTTAACTGGTTCCCCTTCGGCGAACTCTTCGCGCTGAATGCTGAGCTAAGCCAGCTAAAGGGCGAAATCGACAACGATGCGAATCCAAAACTAACAGTCGAGGAAGAACAAACCTCTCTGCAACTTGGCTGGAGAATCTACTTCTAA
- a CDS encoding penicillin-binding transpeptidase domain-containing protein, which produces MKALSILLIPALFLGCTSPSPKEAPAAAVKAAPAEPYPDKAVCFLLIDAQTGQIQKSVNEENCQVQRPACSTFKVPLAVMGFDSGILKNESTKFKWNGKKHSIAEWNKDQTAASWMKNSTVWYSQMLTGKMGFQKLKTYLRKFDYGNQDISGGIKTAWLTPASFTPEEKGFSLRISGFEQTDFLKKLLYDKLPATKRSQELTKKIMFLEKTPKGYDFSGKTGSGYTDETLKRRIGWFVGTLTTADRQYVFATNYIDTVDVENAEYGSRFAKQLTIDLLKEENLW; this is translated from the coding sequence ATGAAGGCACTCTCAATTCTACTGATTCCTGCGCTTTTTTTGGGTTGCACCTCCCCTTCCCCGAAAGAGGCTCCAGCAGCGGCTGTTAAGGCCGCCCCCGCAGAACCTTATCCGGACAAAGCCGTCTGTTTTCTGCTGATTGATGCCCAAACCGGACAAATTCAAAAATCCGTGAACGAGGAAAACTGCCAGGTGCAACGACCGGCCTGTTCGACTTTCAAGGTTCCTTTGGCGGTGATGGGGTTTGATTCCGGCATCCTGAAAAACGAAAGCACGAAGTTCAAATGGAACGGCAAGAAGCATTCGATTGCGGAATGGAACAAAGACCAAACCGCCGCTTCGTGGATGAAAAACTCGACCGTTTGGTATTCCCAAATGCTGACCGGAAAAATGGGCTTTCAAAAGCTGAAGACTTACCTTCGCAAATTTGACTATGGCAACCAGGACATTTCTGGCGGGATTAAAACGGCGTGGCTGACGCCGGCGTCGTTCACCCCGGAGGAAAAGGGTTTCTCTTTGCGCATTTCCGGATTTGAGCAAACTGATTTCCTGAAAAAACTTCTGTACGACAAGCTGCCGGCCACCAAACGCTCGCAGGAACTGACCAAGAAAATCATGTTCCTTGAAAAGACCCCGAAGGGTTACGACTTCAGCGGAAAAACAGGATCCGGCTATACAGATGAAACCTTAAAACGCCGCATCGGCTGGTTCGTGGGAACTTTGACAACCGCCGACCGCCAGTATGTCTTTGCAACCAACTACATCGACACTGTCGACGTAGAAAACGCCGAATACGGCAGCCGCTTCGCCAAACAACTAACCATCGACCTGCTAAAAGAAGAAAACCTCTGGTAA
- a CDS encoding penicillin-binding transpeptidase domain-containing protein, which translates to MKSRIVVIFVGILVLWSALAMRAAYLQFLPNDRLNALQNRQFQTKVSLPARRGAIVDSNGRDLAMSAAAYSLYADPKLLENRKQVAKKLAKVLNQSPESVYAKIKDGNRRFVWIQRMLEQDKADEIKSWDIRGLSFVEEWRRVYPNETLLAQTLGFLGSEGQGLEGLELGYNQALMGNKKKVLVKRDARGRPLINDGLMFIENPEGTELKLTVDSDLQYRLESELANAVSQFEADHAVGVILDAKTSKILALASAPTFDVNKAAKSPSEYRRNKIVTDAFEPGSTMKAFVIAAALRDGLIQPNTKFYCEKGSFRVGDRIIKEAETREKFEDLTVSEILAVSSNVGTTKIAFKMGQERLRQGLLDFGFGQRLGVDLPGEARGMVQSLPWRQHLLSNISFGHGISTTPLQIANAFAAIANGGVLNTPYIVQSMRDAETGELVEVQPKPIRRILSAEQAAQMRAMLVGVTTKGGTGGNARVDGFMVAGKTGTAQKVNPNGRGYLRGAYISSFGGFIPANDPKFVIYVAVDSPRKSYYAATVAAPVFSRIASYAVRKEGIAPLQLAEESTVNPKVRRVASEPKIVKKAEAPRAILTATELDKVTNVETGDTVPNLMNLTTREVLRKVSGQDLKVKFVGQGTVSEVFPTAGSQVPESKEITVIMK; encoded by the coding sequence TTGAAATCACGTATTGTTGTCATCTTCGTCGGAATTCTGGTGTTGTGGTCCGCTTTGGCGATGCGCGCAGCCTATCTTCAATTTCTTCCCAATGACCGTTTGAATGCTTTGCAGAACCGTCAGTTCCAAACCAAGGTTTCTTTGCCGGCACGCCGTGGGGCGATTGTTGACAGCAATGGCCGTGACCTTGCCATGTCGGCGGCGGCTTATTCACTGTATGCCGATCCGAAACTTTTGGAAAACCGCAAACAGGTCGCCAAAAAGCTCGCGAAAGTTTTGAATCAGTCTCCGGAATCTGTGTATGCCAAAATCAAGGATGGCAACCGCCGCTTTGTGTGGATTCAGCGCATGCTGGAGCAGGACAAGGCCGACGAAATCAAATCCTGGGACATCCGTGGTCTTTCTTTTGTTGAGGAATGGCGCCGTGTTTATCCGAATGAAACTTTGCTGGCACAAACTCTGGGTTTCCTGGGCAGTGAAGGGCAGGGGCTTGAAGGACTGGAGCTTGGCTACAATCAGGCTTTGATGGGGAACAAGAAAAAAGTCCTGGTGAAGCGGGATGCCCGTGGGCGTCCATTGATCAACGACGGTTTGATGTTCATCGAAAATCCGGAAGGAACTGAGCTGAAACTGACCGTGGATTCCGATTTGCAGTACCGTCTGGAAAGTGAACTTGCCAATGCGGTTTCCCAGTTTGAAGCTGATCATGCGGTGGGTGTGATTCTGGATGCAAAGACTTCCAAAATTCTGGCACTGGCATCTGCTCCGACGTTTGATGTGAACAAGGCTGCAAAATCCCCTTCAGAATATCGTCGCAACAAGATTGTGACCGACGCGTTTGAGCCCGGGTCCACGATGAAAGCTTTTGTGATCGCCGCAGCTTTGCGTGATGGACTGATTCAGCCCAACACCAAGTTCTATTGTGAAAAAGGAAGCTTCCGGGTGGGTGATCGCATCATCAAAGAAGCGGAAACCAGAGAGAAGTTCGAAGACCTGACTGTTTCCGAAATTCTTGCGGTGTCCTCGAATGTGGGTACAACCAAGATCGCTTTCAAAATGGGTCAGGAGCGTTTGCGCCAGGGCCTGCTTGATTTCGGTTTTGGTCAGCGCTTGGGTGTGGATCTGCCGGGTGAAGCCCGCGGGATGGTGCAGTCTCTGCCTTGGAGACAGCACTTGCTTTCCAATATCTCTTTCGGTCACGGGATTTCAACAACACCTTTGCAGATTGCCAACGCTTTTGCGGCGATTGCCAACGGGGGTGTCCTGAATACGCCGTACATCGTGCAAAGCATGCGCGATGCGGAAACCGGCGAGCTGGTTGAAGTCCAGCCAAAACCCATCCGTCGTATTCTTTCCGCAGAGCAGGCGGCGCAAATGCGTGCCATGTTGGTGGGCGTAACCACAAAGGGTGGCACTGGTGGCAATGCGCGTGTGGATGGTTTCATGGTTGCGGGCAAAACTGGAACGGCCCAGAAAGTAAATCCGAACGGGCGCGGCTACCTGCGTGGCGCCTATATCTCCAGCTTTGGCGGATTCATCCCAGCCAACGATCCGAAGTTTGTGATCTATGTGGCGGTCGATTCCCCGCGCAAATCGTATTACGCGGCCACAGTGGCAGCTCCGGTGTTTTCTCGAATTGCCTCTTATGCTGTTCGCAAAGAAGGCATTGCCCCTTTGCAGTTGGCTGAAGAATCCACGGTGAATCCGAAAGTTCGCCGAGTGGCTTCCGAACCTAAAATTGTTAAGAAAGCCGAAGCTCCAAGAGCGATCCTGACAGCGACCGAACTGGACAAAGTCACAAACGTAGAGACTGGCGACACAGTTCCAAACCTGATGAACCTGACCACCCGCGAAGTTCTTCGCAAAGTCAGCGGCCAGGATTTGAAAGTGAAGTTTGTGGGCCAAGGCACCGTCAGTGAAGTCTTCCCCACCGCCGGCTCCCAAGTCCCCGAAAGCAAAGAAATCACCGTCATCATGAAATAA
- a CDS encoding copper chaperone PCu(A)C has protein sequence MKAIVLAVLTVALSPVTFAAKSVVTISDARIFAPIKGTNATAGYGVITNTTDKEVTVTVEKIEPFKAVEMHETVEKDGRMAMQKVEKLTIPAKKSAELKPGGNHIMLFDPTREVKADETLKVSLKVNGKTESFDFKVIPRVETKKEEHHHHH, from the coding sequence ATGAAAGCCATCGTACTTGCAGTCCTGACAGTGGCCTTGAGCCCTGTGACATTTGCCGCAAAATCCGTAGTTACTATTTCTGATGCCCGCATCTTTGCGCCAATCAAAGGCACCAATGCGACAGCCGGTTATGGCGTAATCACGAACACGACCGACAAGGAAGTGACTGTCACAGTTGAAAAGATCGAGCCATTCAAGGCAGTTGAAATGCACGAAACCGTGGAAAAAGACGGTCGCATGGCCATGCAGAAGGTGGAAAAGCTGACCATCCCGGCGAAGAAATCCGCGGAACTAAAACCCGGCGGCAACCACATCATGCTGTTTGACCCCACCCGCGAAGTCAAAGCCGACGAGACACTGAAAGTGTCCCTGAAGGTGAACGGCAAGACTGAATCCTTCGACTTCAAAGTCATCCCCCGCGTGGAGACCAAAAAAGAAGAACATCACCACCATCACTAG
- a CDS encoding SCO family protein translates to MKTSIKTQLIRSLVAALTALGLLAFLLWYTQRPPTLGGDFKLNHNGKTWQFSENAKKLNLLYVGYAKCPDVCPMALSYSAQAFKQLTEKERENVQLIFISVDAENDTAESVSVYAHQFNPEFIGLTGTTAEIDAAIKPFGASYIVEKDPKSYLGYSISHTDRVFVLNKKGIVVESIQSPRSADEIITKIKENL, encoded by the coding sequence ATGAAGACATCAATAAAAACGCAGTTGATTCGCTCGCTTGTCGCGGCCCTGACGGCCTTGGGCCTTTTGGCTTTTTTACTTTGGTACACTCAGCGTCCGCCGACGTTGGGTGGTGACTTTAAACTAAACCACAACGGCAAGACTTGGCAGTTTTCTGAAAACGCAAAAAAACTGAATCTTCTTTATGTTGGCTACGCGAAATGCCCGGACGTGTGCCCGATGGCGCTCAGCTATTCCGCCCAAGCCTTCAAACAACTCACTGAAAAAGAGCGTGAAAATGTGCAACTGATCTTTATCAGTGTGGATGCAGAAAACGACACGGCAGAGTCGGTGTCAGTCTACGCTCACCAATTCAATCCGGAGTTCATCGGTCTGACCGGCACCACCGCTGAAATCGATGCCGCGATCAAACCGTTTGGCGCCAGCTACATCGTGGAAAAAGATCCGAAGTCCTATCTGGGTTATTCGATCTCGCACACCGACCGTGTATTTGTTTTGAATAAAAAAGGCATTGTTGTCGAAAGCATCCAAAGCCCGCGCTCTGCCGATGAAATTATAACTAAAATTAAGGAGAACCTATGA